The following proteins are co-located in the Myroides profundi genome:
- a CDS encoding YeiH family protein — MTTENNTRETIGKVLLVGLALLSLFPFISSAVALVIGIVYAQLFENPYAKQTKKATGLLLKVAVIGLGFGMNVYSAISAGKDGFILTIFSIFLTLALGFLLGKVLKIDKKISYLVSSGTAICGGSAIAAVSPVIKADEKQISVALGIVFILNSVALIIFPPIGHALGLSQVDFGLWSAIAIHDTSSVVGAAAKYGDQALEVATTVKLARALWVIPVAFLSMVFFKNKGGKVKLPYFIGLFVLAMLANSYIPAVQSIGPYIVEASKAALTLTLFLIGTSLSYRTVKSVGFKPLLEGVGLWIFISVTSLLYIMYVN; from the coding sequence ATGACAACAGAAAATAACACTCGTGAGACAATAGGTAAAGTGCTTCTAGTAGGACTCGCTTTGCTTAGTTTATTTCCATTTATTTCATCCGCAGTAGCACTTGTGATAGGGATAGTATATGCACAGTTATTCGAGAACCCGTATGCAAAACAGACTAAGAAGGCAACAGGGCTATTGTTAAAAGTAGCTGTGATAGGGCTTGGTTTTGGTATGAATGTGTATAGTGCAATATCTGCAGGTAAGGATGGTTTTATACTTACTATCTTCTCTATCTTTTTAACTTTAGCACTAGGATTCTTATTAGGGAAAGTGTTGAAAATAGACAAAAAAATATCGTATTTGGTTTCTTCAGGTACTGCGATCTGTGGAGGTAGTGCTATCGCTGCGGTTTCTCCTGTTATTAAAGCAGATGAGAAACAAATATCAGTAGCTTTAGGAATCGTGTTTATCTTAAACTCTGTAGCTTTAATTATATTTCCTCCTATAGGACATGCCTTAGGACTAAGTCAAGTAGATTTTGGGCTATGGTCTGCTATTGCGATACACGATACGAGTTCGGTAGTAGGAGCTGCGGCTAAGTATGGTGACCAAGCTCTAGAAGTAGCGACTACTGTGAAACTAGCTCGTGCATTATGGGTGATCCCTGTAGCGTTCTTATCTATGGTATTCTTTAAAAATAAAGGAGGTAAAGTGAAGTTGCCTTACTTTATCGGGTTATTCGTACTAGCAATGTTAGCGAACTCTTATATCCCAGCAGTGCAGAGTATAGGACCATATATTGTAGAAGCTTCTAAAGCAGCATTGACCTTGACCTTATTCTTAATCGGTACATCGTTATCTTATCGCACCGTGAAATCTGTTGGTTTTAAACCTCTATTAGAAGGAGTAGGACTGTGGATATTTATCTCTGTGACTTCACTGCTATACATTATGTATGTGAATTAG
- a CDS encoding LysR family transcriptional regulator codes for MFDFRLKVFYTVAKRGSFTKASKELLISQPAVTKHIQEIEANYQTKLFVRDGMKIHLTEAGELLYTYAEEIFSIYRNLEFDIHALNAKMDGSLRVGASTTISQYVLPPLLAEFRKKVNDLHLDVVSDNTNAIENLLLNKTIDVGLVEGYSKNPQIKYIDFIKDEIVLVCSSNNELAKRGSIKPQELKELSFLLRETGSGTLDVVDTTLKEIGITLSDLTNEMNFSSTESIKMYLMHSDSVAFLSVHAILKELRYNELSIVDIEGLDISRTFSLIQRQGQESALVELFIRFVQNHNLKL; via the coding sequence ATGTTTGACTTTAGATTAAAGGTGTTTTATACAGTAGCGAAGAGAGGGAGCTTCACGAAGGCTTCTAAGGAATTGTTGATTTCTCAGCCTGCTGTGACGAAGCATATCCAAGAGATAGAGGCTAACTATCAGACTAAACTTTTTGTACGTGACGGGATGAAGATACACTTGACAGAAGCAGGTGAACTACTCTATACGTATGCAGAAGAGATATTCTCTATCTATCGCAATCTTGAGTTCGATATACACGCACTGAATGCTAAGATGGACGGAAGCCTAAGAGTAGGAGCGAGCACTACTATATCACAGTATGTATTACCTCCTCTGTTAGCAGAGTTTAGAAAGAAGGTAAACGATCTGCATCTAGACGTAGTATCTGATAATACAAATGCCATCGAGAATCTTCTGCTGAACAAAACAATAGATGTAGGTCTAGTAGAAGGGTATTCTAAAAATCCTCAGATAAAGTATATTGACTTTATAAAAGACGAAATCGTCTTGGTGTGTAGTAGTAATAATGAATTAGCTAAAAGAGGAAGTATTAAACCTCAAGAGCTAAAGGAATTGTCTTTTTTATTAAGAGAAACGGGATCTGGAACACTAGATGTCGTGGATACTACACTTAAAGAGATCGGTATAACTTTAAGTGATTTGACTAATGAGATGAACTTCTCTAGTACAGAGAGTATTAAGATGTATTTAATGCACTCAGATAGTGTTGCATTCTTATCTGTACATGCTATTCTAAAAGAGTTGAGGTATAACGAGTTGAGCATTGTAGATATAGAGGGATTAGATATCAGTAGAACTTTCTCTTTAATACAGCGTCAAGGACAAGAAAGTGCTTTGGTAGAACTGTTCATTCGCTTTGTGCAGAATCATAACTTAAAGTTATAG
- a CDS encoding aspartate/glutamate racemase family protein: MKRIGILGGTAYPSTALYYTLLNKMANEKWGGYHSCPILLYSIDYHNIKTRYANQWDEVPNILKHEIEVLLSLQPDCFLIANNTLHKAYDEIKQEILTNIPISHSIELTKNHILTHNMKKVLLLGTPFTMEDDYFKSPLQQAGIEVIIPNAEEIAQIGQFQSILATGTITEEMRSFFMTLIEDYSSVEGVILGCTELPLVFNSLDIKLPIIDTMVLQCEDAFSKIS, translated from the coding sequence ATGAAACGAATAGGCATACTAGGTGGTACAGCATACCCTTCTACAGCGTTATACTACACGCTATTAAACAAAATGGCTAATGAAAAGTGGGGTGGATATCACTCATGCCCTATCCTCTTATACAGCATAGATTATCACAATATCAAAACTAGATACGCTAATCAATGGGATGAAGTACCTAACATCTTAAAACACGAAATCGAAGTTCTACTATCACTACAACCAGATTGTTTCTTGATAGCAAATAACACCTTACACAAAGCCTATGATGAGATCAAACAGGAAATACTAACTAATATTCCAATCTCACACAGTATAGAACTGACCAAAAATCATATTCTAACGCATAATATGAAGAAGGTACTTCTGCTAGGTACTCCCTTCACGATGGAAGATGATTATTTTAAATCGCCTTTACAGCAAGCAGGGATAGAAGTCATCATTCCTAACGCTGAAGAAATAGCCCAAATAGGTCAATTCCAATCTATACTCGCTACAGGAACCATCACAGAAGAGATGCGTTCATTCTTTATGACATTAATAGAAGATTATTCCTCTGTAGAAGGAGTGATTCTAGGTTGTACAGAATTGCCTTTAGTATTTAATTCACTTGATATTAAGTTACCTATTATAGACACCATGGTATTACAGTGTGAAGACGCTTTTAGTAAAATATCATAA
- a CDS encoding heavy-metal-associated domain-containing protein yields MATVYQIKGMGCSSCVGKIQEELKKHPNIEATVTLDTHSIEVKTPEVTKEEVQKILTSAGKYEIL; encoded by the coding sequence ATGGCAACAGTATATCAAATTAAAGGAATGGGATGCAGTAGTTGTGTCGGAAAGATTCAAGAGGAACTAAAAAAGCACCCTAATATAGAAGCTACAGTCACTCTTGATACACATAGTATAGAGGTTAAAACTCCTGAAGTGACAAAAGAAGAAGTACAAAAGATATTAACTTCTGCTGGAAAGTATGAGATACTTTAA